The following are encoded in a window of Kogia breviceps isolate mKogBre1 chromosome 10, mKogBre1 haplotype 1, whole genome shotgun sequence genomic DNA:
- the LOC131763287 gene encoding boLa class II histocompatibility antigen, DQB*0101 beta chain-like isoform X1, with product MSGTVALQIPSGLWTTAVMVMLTVLSTPGADGRDSPQDFVFQHMGLCYFTNGTERVRLVTRYVYNREENVRFDSDVGEYRAVTELGRPDAEYWNSQKDILERTRAEVDTVCRHNYGVDESFTVQRRVEPTVTISPSRTEALNHHNLLVCSVADFYPGQIKVRWFRNDQEETAGIVSTPLIRNGDWTFQMLVMLEMTPQQGDIYTCHVEHPSLQSPITVEWRAQSGSAQSKMLSGVGGFVLGLIFLGLGLIIRHRSQKGLVH from the exons ATGTCTGGGACGGTGGCTCTGCAGATCCCCAGCGGCCTTTGGACAACAGCTGTGATGGTGATGCTGACGGTGCTGAGCACGCCAGGGGCTGACGGCAGAGACTCTCCAC AGGATTTCGTGTTCCAGCATATGGGCCTGTGTTACTTCACCAACGGCACGGAGCGGGTGCGGTTGGTGACCAGATACGTCTACAACCGGGAGGAGAACGTGCGCTTCGACAGCGACGTGGGCGAGTACCGGGCGGTGACCGAGCTGGGCCGGCCGGACGCCGAGTACTGGAACAGCCAGAAGGACATACTGGAGCGGACACGGGCCGAGGTGGACACGGTGTGCAGACACAACTACGGGGTTGATGAGAGCTTCACGGTGCAGCGGCGAG TGGAACCTACAGTGACCATCTCCCCATCCAGGACAGAGGCTCTAAACCACCACAACCTACTGGTCTGCTCGGTAGCAGATTTCTATCCAGGCCAGATCAAAGTTCGGTGGTTCCGGAATGACCAGGAGGAGACAGCTGGCATCGTGTCCACCCCTCTTATTAGAAATGGGGACTGGACCTTCCAGATGCTTGTGATGCTGGAAATGACTCCCCAGCAAGGAGATATCTACACCTGCCATGTGGAGCACCCCAGCCTCCAGAGCCCCATCACGGTGGAGTGGC GGGCACAGTCTGGATCTGCCCAGAGCAAGATGCTGAGTGGTGTTGGGGGCTTTGTGCTGGGGCTGATCTTCCTCGGGCTGGGCCTCATCATCCGTCACAGGAGCCAGAAGG ggCTCGTGCACTGA
- the LOC131763287 gene encoding boLa class II histocompatibility antigen, DQB*0101 beta chain-like isoform X2, which translates to MSGTVALQIPSGLWTTAVMVMLTVLSTPGADGRDSPQDFVFQHMGLCYFTNGTERVRLVTRYVYNREENVRFDSDVGEYRAVTELGRPDAEYWNSQKDILERTRAEVDTVCRHNYGVDESFTVQRRVEPTVTISPSRTEALNHHNLLVCSVADFYPGQIKVRWFRNDQEETAGIVSTPLIRNGDWTFQMLVMLEMTPQQGDIYTCHVEHPSLQSPITVEWRKGHLVSFHRGPHRTGADRASLVHPISSLVPRIPTELEITGHKSASCLIVRASEES; encoded by the exons ATGTCTGGGACGGTGGCTCTGCAGATCCCCAGCGGCCTTTGGACAACAGCTGTGATGGTGATGCTGACGGTGCTGAGCACGCCAGGGGCTGACGGCAGAGACTCTCCAC AGGATTTCGTGTTCCAGCATATGGGCCTGTGTTACTTCACCAACGGCACGGAGCGGGTGCGGTTGGTGACCAGATACGTCTACAACCGGGAGGAGAACGTGCGCTTCGACAGCGACGTGGGCGAGTACCGGGCGGTGACCGAGCTGGGCCGGCCGGACGCCGAGTACTGGAACAGCCAGAAGGACATACTGGAGCGGACACGGGCCGAGGTGGACACGGTGTGCAGACACAACTACGGGGTTGATGAGAGCTTCACGGTGCAGCGGCGAG TGGAACCTACAGTGACCATCTCCCCATCCAGGACAGAGGCTCTAAACCACCACAACCTACTGGTCTGCTCGGTAGCAGATTTCTATCCAGGCCAGATCAAAGTTCGGTGGTTCCGGAATGACCAGGAGGAGACAGCTGGCATCGTGTCCACCCCTCTTATTAGAAATGGGGACTGGACCTTCCAGATGCTTGTGATGCTGGAAATGACTCCCCAGCAAGGAGATATCTACACCTGCCATGTGGAGCACCCCAGCCTCCAGAGCCCCATCACGGTGGAGTGGCGTAAGGGGCATTTGGTTTCCTTTCACCGTGGGCCCCACAGGACAGGGGCAGATAGAGCTTCCCTGGTCCACCCCATCTCATCCCTTGTCCCCAGAATCCCTACTGAGCTGGAAATTACAGGACACAAAAGTGCCTCTTGCCTCATAGTAAGGGCATCTGAAGAATCCTGA